In the Telopea speciosissima isolate NSW1024214 ecotype Mountain lineage chromosome 2, Tspe_v1, whole genome shotgun sequence genome, one interval contains:
- the LOC122651784 gene encoding uncharacterized protein LOC122651784 isoform X1 — protein sequence MIDQFINFVIRPPRAEYNPNQYLWENDFTLAGRKYKRLDLELRNGRGHALQCSHYVPSPFPDDATLPCVIYCHGNSGCRADANEAAVVLLPSNITVFTLDFSGSGLSDGDYVSLGWHEKDDLKIVVSYLRSNKQISCIGLWGRSMGAVTSLLYGAEDPSIAGMVLDSAFSNLFDLMMELVDVYKIRLPKFTVKMAVQYMRRVIQKKAKFDIMNLNCIQVAPKTYIAALFGHAMGDIFIQPHHSDLIFKSYAGDKNIIKFDGDHNSPRPQFYYDSVSIFFYNVLHPPQVSSAISSNFDKYYNLGDLKVDAGMDERLLCEIITGLPNAGTDAASSSSAPPCFSTTKSIGEFLSELPPVPDVLDSLLDEDNNANDLDKAKDDEQLHLQDKTDGQNEECCSYSSSNRESWGRCSSLGGSEEGSPADCTSTNNKHQMTLKALATPLRRIQHKSSDSVKEKKKAPVGPKKPKREKLEKLESLSQRIRLCILKRVNHRRHRSS from the exons GGCTGAGTATAATCCAAACCAGTATTTGTGGGAAAATGACTTCACTCTTGCAGGCAGAAAATACAAGAGACTGGACTTGGAG CTCAGGAATGGAAGGGGACATGCCTTGCAGTGCAGTCATTATGTGCCTTCTCCTTTTCCCGATGACGCTACTCTTCCATGTGTTATTTACTGTCATGGCAACAG TGGATGTCGAGCAGATGCAAATGAGGCTGCTGTGGTCCTGCTTCCCTCAAATATTACTGTCTTCACTCTCGATTTTTCGGGTTCAGGTTTATCTGATGGCGATTATGTCAGCCTTGGTTGGCATGAG AAAGATGACCTTAAAATTGTGGTGTCCTACCTTCGAAGCAACAAACAAATTTCATGCATTGGCCTTTGGGGACGTTCAATGGGTGCAGTCACAAG CCTTCTTTATGGAGCAGAAGACCCTTCTATTGCAGGGATGGTGTTGGATAGTGCCTTCTCAAACTTATTTGATCTGATGATGGAACTAGTAGATGTTTACAAAATCCGGCTTCCTAAATTCaca GTTAAAATGGCTGTCCAGTACATGCGACGTGTCATTCAGAAGAAAGCCAAGTTTGATATTATGAACCTTAATTGTATACAG GTTGCCCCCAAAACTTACATAGCTGCTTTATTTGGACATGCAATGGGGGATATTTTCATTCAACCACACCACTCAGATCTAATCTTCAAATCTTACGCG ggagataaaaatattattaaatttgATGGTGACCACAACTCTCCACGACCACAATTTTATTATGATTCGGTGTCCATTTTCTTCTACAATGTTCTTCACCCACCTCAAGTTTCTTCTGCAATTTCAAGTAACTTTGATAAGTATTACAATTTGGGGGACTTGAAGGTTGATGCTGGTATGGATGAG CGCCTCTTATGTGAAATAATAACGGGTCTTCCTAATGCTGGTACTGATGCTGCAAGCTCATCATCTGCTCCACCTTGCTTTTCGACTACAAAATCCATAGGCGAATTTCTATCTGAACTCCCACCAGTTCCAGATGTCTTG GATTCCCTTCTGGACGAAGATAATAATGCTAATGATTTGGACAAGGCAAAAGATGATGAGCAGCTACATTTGCAG GATAAGACAGATGGGCAGAATGAGGAATGCTGCTCGTATTCGAGCTCCAATCGTGAGAGTTGGGGAAGATGCTCTTCTCTAGGAGGCAGTGAAGAAGGTTCTCCTGCAGATTGTACAAGTACTAACAACAAACATCAG ATGACCTTGAAGGCACTTGCGACACCTTTGAGAAGAATACAACACAAGTCATCAGATTctgtgaaggagaagaagaaagctcCGGTTGGTCCAAAGAAGCCAAAGCGTGAGAAGTTGGAGAAGTTAGAGTCCTTAAGCCAGCGTATACGCCTTTGCATTCTGAAGCGGGTGAACCATCGAAGACATCGTTCTTCATGA
- the LOC122651784 gene encoding uncharacterized protein LOC122651784 isoform X2 — MTSLLQAENTRDWTWRQLRNGRGHALQCSHYVPSPFPDDATLPCVIYCHGNSGCRADANEAAVVLLPSNITVFTLDFSGSGLSDGDYVSLGWHEKDDLKIVVSYLRSNKQISCIGLWGRSMGAVTSLLYGAEDPSIAGMVLDSAFSNLFDLMMELVDVYKIRLPKFTVKMAVQYMRRVIQKKAKFDIMNLNCIQVAPKTYIAALFGHAMGDIFIQPHHSDLIFKSYAGDKNIIKFDGDHNSPRPQFYYDSVSIFFYNVLHPPQVSSAISSNFDKYYNLGDLKVDAGMDERLLCEIITGLPNAGTDAASSSSAPPCFSTTKSIGEFLSELPPVPDVLDSLLDEDNNANDLDKAKDDEQLHLQDKTDGQNEECCSYSSSNRESWGRCSSLGGSEEGSPADCTSTNNKHQMTLKALATPLRRIQHKSSDSVKEKKKAPVGPKKPKREKLEKLESLSQRIRLCILKRVNHRRHRSS; from the exons ATGACTTCACTCTTGCAGGCAGAAAATACAAGAGACTGGACTTGGAGGCAA CTCAGGAATGGAAGGGGACATGCCTTGCAGTGCAGTCATTATGTGCCTTCTCCTTTTCCCGATGACGCTACTCTTCCATGTGTTATTTACTGTCATGGCAACAG TGGATGTCGAGCAGATGCAAATGAGGCTGCTGTGGTCCTGCTTCCCTCAAATATTACTGTCTTCACTCTCGATTTTTCGGGTTCAGGTTTATCTGATGGCGATTATGTCAGCCTTGGTTGGCATGAG AAAGATGACCTTAAAATTGTGGTGTCCTACCTTCGAAGCAACAAACAAATTTCATGCATTGGCCTTTGGGGACGTTCAATGGGTGCAGTCACAAG CCTTCTTTATGGAGCAGAAGACCCTTCTATTGCAGGGATGGTGTTGGATAGTGCCTTCTCAAACTTATTTGATCTGATGATGGAACTAGTAGATGTTTACAAAATCCGGCTTCCTAAATTCaca GTTAAAATGGCTGTCCAGTACATGCGACGTGTCATTCAGAAGAAAGCCAAGTTTGATATTATGAACCTTAATTGTATACAG GTTGCCCCCAAAACTTACATAGCTGCTTTATTTGGACATGCAATGGGGGATATTTTCATTCAACCACACCACTCAGATCTAATCTTCAAATCTTACGCG ggagataaaaatattattaaatttgATGGTGACCACAACTCTCCACGACCACAATTTTATTATGATTCGGTGTCCATTTTCTTCTACAATGTTCTTCACCCACCTCAAGTTTCTTCTGCAATTTCAAGTAACTTTGATAAGTATTACAATTTGGGGGACTTGAAGGTTGATGCTGGTATGGATGAG CGCCTCTTATGTGAAATAATAACGGGTCTTCCTAATGCTGGTACTGATGCTGCAAGCTCATCATCTGCTCCACCTTGCTTTTCGACTACAAAATCCATAGGCGAATTTCTATCTGAACTCCCACCAGTTCCAGATGTCTTG GATTCCCTTCTGGACGAAGATAATAATGCTAATGATTTGGACAAGGCAAAAGATGATGAGCAGCTACATTTGCAG GATAAGACAGATGGGCAGAATGAGGAATGCTGCTCGTATTCGAGCTCCAATCGTGAGAGTTGGGGAAGATGCTCTTCTCTAGGAGGCAGTGAAGAAGGTTCTCCTGCAGATTGTACAAGTACTAACAACAAACATCAG ATGACCTTGAAGGCACTTGCGACACCTTTGAGAAGAATACAACACAAGTCATCAGATTctgtgaaggagaagaagaaagctcCGGTTGGTCCAAAGAAGCCAAAGCGTGAGAAGTTGGAGAAGTTAGAGTCCTTAAGCCAGCGTATACGCCTTTGCATTCTGAAGCGGGTGAACCATCGAAGACATCGTTCTTCATGA